From a single Candidatus Brevundimonas phytovorans genomic region:
- a CDS encoding TonB-dependent receptor has translation MNRLVKTALLAGAAMGAIVSAAQAQDAQPTSSVEDIIVTARRTEESAQKTPLALTAFSGETLERVGAQQVTDLQGAVPNLNLVQGRGSSNSTNIYIRGVGQPDALQTFDPAVGVYVDDVYYSRIRGSQFDLLDLERVEILRGPQGTLYGKNTIGGAMKLVSRRPGQEFRARASAAYGDYDLMEIQGAVSGPITDTLALGLSALHSERGGYVTDPVTGAEYNDKNTSAARASLAWDPTATFRVDLNVDYSKDDAGLTVGQATNSLTYLGYGVSYPVATPTPEYDFKTRTTPGLPNETRLETWGSALRMTWDLSDALTLKSITSYRELNTDDYIDFDATELEIADALVAVDQKQTSQELQLTYSTDRLTAVGGLYWLKEDVSSHQESYNDDLLGPAYGNPTFLRYIDDALETTSKAAYANLSYSVTDALRLSAGVRYTKEEKDYARLTSVVSNLTALNSSYAFAPPTGEYEDTSIMLSADYQLSDAAMVYARYSQGFKSGGFNGRANSATEATEYQPETADSFEVGAKTQYWENRVRLNLAAFMTKYDDFQARVSGIETPPGGGVPTPVLSVINAGSLDIFGFEVEGVLAPVRGLTLDTQIGFLNADYKEFADARFTAFGGSRAFQDPAFSPKWTVRVGGQYEWALDGGSSVTFGAAAKYRSRMALAVDNTIINTDTELAGMYQDAYWLYDARVVWSDAADRYSVGLYGQNLADEVYKTDAQEFSSIGNIRTAYYGAPRTWMVKVTAKY, from the coding sequence ATGAACAGACTCGTGAAGACCGCCTTGCTGGCGGGCGCCGCCATGGGCGCAATCGTCTCGGCGGCTCAGGCCCAGGACGCGCAGCCGACCTCCAGCGTTGAAGACATCATCGTCACCGCCCGCCGCACCGAAGAATCGGCGCAGAAGACCCCGCTGGCCCTGACGGCCTTCAGCGGCGAGACCCTGGAACGCGTCGGCGCGCAACAGGTCACGGACCTGCAGGGCGCGGTGCCGAACCTGAACCTGGTTCAGGGCCGCGGCTCCTCCAACTCGACCAACATCTATATCCGCGGCGTGGGCCAGCCGGACGCGCTGCAGACCTTCGACCCGGCGGTCGGCGTCTATGTCGACGACGTCTATTACAGCCGCATCCGCGGCAGCCAGTTCGACCTGCTGGACCTGGAACGCGTTGAAATCCTGCGCGGTCCGCAGGGCACCCTCTACGGCAAGAACACCATCGGCGGCGCCATGAAGCTGGTGTCGCGTCGTCCGGGCCAGGAGTTCCGCGCCCGCGCCTCGGCCGCCTATGGCGACTATGACCTGATGGAGATCCAGGGCGCGGTTTCCGGCCCGATCACCGACACCCTGGCCCTGGGTCTGTCGGCCCTGCATTCGGAGCGCGGCGGCTATGTCACCGATCCGGTCACGGGCGCCGAATACAACGACAAGAACACCTCGGCCGCCCGCGCCAGCCTGGCCTGGGATCCGACCGCGACCTTCCGCGTCGACCTGAACGTCGACTATTCGAAGGACGACGCGGGCCTGACCGTGGGCCAGGCGACCAACAGCCTGACCTATCTCGGCTATGGCGTGTCCTATCCGGTGGCGACGCCGACGCCGGAGTATGATTTCAAGACCCGCACCACGCCGGGCCTGCCGAACGAGACGCGTCTGGAGACCTGGGGCTCGGCCCTGCGCATGACGTGGGACCTGTCCGACGCCCTGACGCTGAAGTCGATCACCAGCTATCGCGAGCTGAACACCGACGACTACATCGATTTCGACGCCACCGAACTGGAGATCGCCGACGCCCTGGTGGCCGTGGATCAGAAGCAGACCAGCCAGGAACTGCAACTGACCTATTCGACGGATCGCCTGACCGCCGTCGGCGGCCTCTACTGGCTGAAGGAAGACGTCTCCTCGCATCAGGAGAGCTACAACGACGACCTGCTGGGCCCGGCATACGGCAACCCCACCTTCCTGCGCTATATCGACGACGCCCTGGAGACGACGTCGAAAGCGGCCTACGCCAACCTGAGCTATTCGGTGACGGACGCCCTGCGCCTGTCGGCCGGCGTGCGCTACACCAAGGAAGAGAAGGACTATGCGCGCCTGACCTCGGTGGTCAGCAATCTGACGGCGCTCAACTCCAGCTACGCCTTCGCCCCGCCGACCGGCGAGTATGAAGACACGTCGATCATGCTGTCGGCCGACTATCAGCTGTCGGACGCCGCCATGGTCTATGCGCGCTACTCGCAGGGCTTCAAGTCGGGCGGTTTCAACGGCCGCGCCAACTCGGCGACGGAAGCGACCGAGTATCAGCCGGAAACGGCCGACAGCTTCGAGGTCGGCGCCAAGACGCAGTACTGGGAAAACCGGGTGCGTCTGAACCTGGCCGCCTTCATGACCAAGTATGACGACTTCCAGGCGCGCGTCTCGGGCATCGAAACCCCTCCCGGCGGCGGCGTGCCGACCCCGGTCCTGTCGGTGATCAACGCGGGCTCGCTGGACATCTTCGGCTTTGAAGTCGAAGGCGTTCTGGCCCCGGTTCGCGGCCTGACCCTGGACACCCAGATCGGCTTCCTGAACGCCGACTACAAGGAGTTCGCGGACGCCCGATTCACCGCCTTCGGCGGCAGCCGCGCCTTCCAGGACCCGGCCTTCTCGCCGAAGTGGACGGTGCGGGTCGGCGGTCAGTATGAGTGGGCGCTGGACGGCGGATCGTCGGTGACGTTTGGCGCGGCGGCCAAGTACCGCTCGCGCATGGCCCTGGCGGTGGACAACACCATCATCAACACCGACACCGAACTGGCGGGCATGTATCAGGACGCCTACTGGCTCTACGACGCCCGCGTCGTCTGGTCGGACGCGGCGGACCGCTACAGCGTCGGCCTCTACGGCCAGAACCTGGCGGACGAGGTCTACAAGACCGACGCCCAGGAGTTCTCCTCCATCGGCAACATCCGCACGGCCTACTACGGCGCCCCGCGCACCTGGATGGTCAAGGTTACAGCCAAGTACTGA
- a CDS encoding TetR/AcrR family transcriptional regulator, which translates to MKPEDDLAPTLPPVVAAPARRGRPKKTKTAAAGETRDAILNAAEDLFSKHGFYGVTIREVAREAGVDTALVHYYFGAKKELFDAVFTRRAEVWNSERVAAVDRYAEAAGEAMTLEGLFEAFLRPPFQWSMKGGPGWKHYAALVAQTNANPAFGGETMARYFDPAIRRLLELVKRVLPEAEETDLYWAYHNLSGALTLTLGETGRLDRLSGGLCKSGDLDSACDYMVRFAAAGFRAVCLPGKTA; encoded by the coding sequence ATGAAACCTGAAGACGACCTCGCCCCCACCCTGCCGCCCGTCGTCGCCGCGCCGGCACGTCGCGGTCGCCCGAAGAAGACCAAGACCGCCGCGGCGGGCGAGACCCGCGACGCCATCCTGAACGCGGCCGAGGACCTCTTCTCCAAACACGGCTTCTATGGCGTCACCATCCGCGAGGTGGCGCGCGAGGCCGGCGTGGATACGGCCCTGGTCCACTATTATTTCGGGGCCAAGAAGGAGTTGTTCGACGCCGTCTTCACCCGCCGCGCCGAGGTGTGGAACAGCGAACGTGTCGCCGCCGTCGACCGCTACGCCGAGGCCGCCGGCGAGGCCATGACCCTGGAGGGCCTGTTCGAGGCCTTCCTGCGCCCGCCGTTCCAGTGGTCGATGAAGGGCGGGCCGGGGTGGAAACACTACGCCGCCCTGGTGGCCCAGACCAACGCCAACCCGGCTTTCGGCGGCGAGACCATGGCCCGCTATTTCGACCCGGCGATCCGCCGCCTTCTGGAGCTGGTCAAGCGCGTCCTGCCCGAGGCGGAGGAGACGGACCTCTACTGGGCCTACCACAACCTGTCGGGGGCTCTGACCCTGACGCTCGGCGAGACCGGACGTCTGGACCGCCTGTCCGGCGGCCTGTGCAAGTCCGGCGATCTGGACAGCGCCTGCGACTACATGGTGCGCTTCGCCGCCGCCGGATTCCGCGCCGTCTGCCTGCCCGGCAAGACCGCCTGA
- a CDS encoding LytTR family DNA-binding domain-containing protein: MRLPEGLSGKGRDFLRGLIVAVVAGGFLAVSGAFGSGDTPLTQRLAYWIPLLVIGGLWGHVCGAFVTRFIDQDARPWAVTAALTAVITGPLTLGVWAATGLFFSGRLFPLAVLIHFLPPVALITAAVSAINVFLGRERPVETHASAPGAAPARFLDRLPPKLRGARLIAVQAEDHYLRLHTDRGSDLILMRLADALTELEGLEGAQTHRSWWVARDAVASVARGDGRAALTLTDNLTAPVSRRYARALREAGWW, from the coding sequence ATGCGCCTGCCTGAAGGGCTGAGCGGCAAGGGCCGAGACTTCCTGCGCGGTCTGATCGTGGCCGTCGTCGCCGGCGGCTTTCTGGCCGTCAGCGGCGCCTTCGGCTCGGGCGACACCCCGCTGACGCAGAGGCTGGCCTACTGGATCCCCCTGCTGGTGATCGGCGGATTATGGGGCCATGTCTGCGGCGCCTTCGTCACCCGCTTCATCGATCAGGACGCCCGCCCCTGGGCCGTCACGGCGGCGCTGACGGCGGTCATCACCGGGCCGCTGACCCTTGGGGTCTGGGCCGCGACCGGCCTCTTTTTCAGCGGACGGCTGTTCCCGCTGGCGGTCCTGATCCACTTCCTGCCTCCGGTCGCCCTGATCACCGCCGCGGTCAGCGCGATCAACGTCTTCCTGGGCCGCGAGCGCCCGGTCGAGACCCACGCCTCAGCCCCCGGCGCCGCGCCCGCCCGCTTCCTCGACCGCCTGCCGCCCAAACTGCGCGGCGCCCGCCTGATCGCCGTCCAGGCCGAGGACCACTACCTGCGCCTGCACACGGATCGAGGCTCGGACCTGATCCTGATGCGGCTGGCCGACGCCCTGACTGAGCTGGAAGGCCTGGAAGGCGCCCAGACCCACCGCAGCTGGTGGGTGGCCAGGGACGCCGTCGCCTCCGTCGCCCGCGGCGACGGCCGCGCCGCCCT